The following coding sequences are from one Salinicoccus sp. Bachu38 window:
- a CDS encoding DUF5058 family protein, producing MNNTMQIANSWPVWVFASLIIGVVVFQGIKFLQLARKAGAGIGLSNQEMNKAIKTGAITAIGPSFGIVIVAISLISLLGNPLTMMRIGVIGSAPIESLGASLASESAGADLTGVTFTPEVFTLIVWTLCIGGSGWMLFTLFFNKSLGSVQEKISATPNGKKYLSVIALIAMIAIFGSLTSAEMIKGLVPALTAVAAILSSLLMNLIAEKKKIIWLKEWALGLSIIIALTVTYFII from the coding sequence ATGAACAACACGATGCAGATTGCAAACAGCTGGCCGGTATGGGTCTTCGCCTCCCTGATCATCGGAGTCGTAGTCTTTCAGGGCATAAAGTTTCTCCAGCTCGCCAGAAAGGCGGGCGCCGGAATCGGTCTGTCCAACCAGGAAATGAACAAAGCGATAAAGACGGGAGCAATCACCGCAATCGGCCCGTCATTCGGTATCGTCATCGTCGCCATTTCATTGATATCCCTGTTGGGAAACCCATTGACGATGATGCGTATCGGTGTCATCGGTTCCGCACCGATTGAATCTCTCGGTGCCTCGCTGGCGTCAGAGTCGGCAGGCGCAGACTTGACGGGTGTCACCTTTACACCGGAAGTATTCACACTGATCGTGTGGACACTATGTATCGGTGGCTCAGGATGGATGCTGTTTACGCTTTTCTTCAATAAATCCCTGGGGTCGGTCCAGGAGAAGATCTCCGCCACACCGAACGGCAAAAAGTATCTTTCCGTCATTGCACTTATTGCGATGATCGCAATATTCGGTTCCCTGACAAGCGCAGAGATGATCAAAGGACTGGTGCCGGCACTGACAGCCGTTGCAGCCATCCTCTCATCGCTATTGATGAACCTCATCGCTGAAAAGAAAAAAATCATCTGGCTGAAAGAGTGGGCTTTGGGGCTTTCCATCATCATCGCTCTGACAGTCACCTATTTCATCATCTAG
- a CDS encoding small-conductance mechanosensitive channel — translation MNNSNTMAEFHTSAHLWGRVTLGLGILISYALPLYLSYAMGYHPGFDLIFQSFLAYAAVIAFVWVLEPLMYFAILGVSGTYIAFFTGNISNMCLPSAAASQEALKVEPGTERGEVVGTLGISAASLVNKLILVPIILLGLWLLTVIPPSIQEVFPYVLPAIFGAVLAQFSLKRPVYGLLALIVGALVNISPIPLVFKNLVVILIVVFLGFQLEKRKKSE, via the coding sequence ATGAATAATAGCAATACCATGGCCGAGTTCCATACGTCCGCCCACCTATGGGGGCGTGTGACGTTGGGGCTTGGAATTCTGATATCGTATGCACTGCCGCTCTATCTGTCCTATGCCATGGGGTACCATCCCGGCTTCGATCTGATTTTTCAGAGCTTTTTGGCATATGCGGCCGTCATCGCATTTGTATGGGTGCTTGAACCATTGATGTACTTTGCAATCCTGGGCGTTTCGGGAACCTACATCGCCTTCTTTACAGGCAATATATCAAACATGTGCCTGCCTTCTGCTGCAGCAAGCCAGGAGGCACTGAAGGTCGAACCTGGAACGGAACGTGGAGAGGTCGTCGGAACACTTGGAATCAGTGCCGCTTCCCTTGTGAACAAGCTCATTCTGGTGCCGATCATCCTGCTCGGCCTATGGCTGCTCACCGTCATTCCCCCAAGTATCCAGGAAGTCTTTCCGTATGTCCTCCCTGCAATATTCGGAGCGGTTCTGGCACAATTCTCACTGAAGCGCCCCGTCTACGGGCTGCTTGCCCTGATAGTGGGTGCGCTCGTCAATATTTCCCCGATACCGCTGGTATTCAAGAATCTGGTTGTTATCCTCATTGTGGTATTCCTGGGGTTCCAGCTGGAAAAGAGAAAGAAGAGCGAATAG
- a CDS encoding DUF3219 family protein, with amino-acid sequence MVHSIVLDDTEIEVKHYDRKTEEGHQVISIIFDVTSKEYHDITVLLYKGTFDIRVPEEGLDFRGTIINYSTSLDNLYEENQTGEFRVTLQEV; translated from the coding sequence ATGGTTCATTCAATAGTTCTTGACGACACTGAAATCGAAGTGAAGCACTATGACAGGAAGACGGAAGAGGGGCACCAGGTCATATCCATCATCTTTGACGTGACAAGCAAGGAATATCATGACATTACAGTCCTGCTTTATAAGGGGACATTCGATATCAGAGTGCCGGAAGAAGGCTTGGATTTCAGAGGAACGATCATCAATTATTCCACTTCCCTGGACAATTTGTATGAAGAGAATCAGACGGGGGAATTCAGGGTGACATTACAGGAAGTGTAA
- a CDS encoding LLM class flavin-dependent oxidoreductase: MKLSILDQAPISKGQTPGAALEASRQLAEVGDKYGYTRFWVAEHHALPNLASSAPEVMLGYIGAHTERIRIGSGAVLLPYYKPYKVAESFNMLATLFKDRVDIGIGRAPGGPAEASEALSDGFLQQVFRMPDLVDELIGYVDKNDELAANPEPPVEPALWMLGTSRKSAAFAAEKGLSYCFGQFMSKEDGKEILEHYRENFIPRKKGQGPQTIMGVSVICAETAEAAYDIARSWLIWQVQQSHGGAEGIPSIEEAKAWELSGEDEEQLKAMQSKMIIGNPEEVVAALDRIQKETDVDEFMIITITFSPEDKRDSYRYIAETLHKK; encoded by the coding sequence ATGAAACTGAGTATTTTGGATCAGGCACCGATCTCCAAAGGTCAGACGCCGGGAGCAGCCCTTGAGGCCTCCAGACAGCTGGCCGAAGTGGGGGATAAGTATGGCTACACCCGCTTCTGGGTGGCTGAGCACCATGCATTGCCGAATCTTGCCTCAAGTGCACCGGAAGTGATGCTCGGCTACATTGGTGCCCACACGGAAAGGATCAGAATCGGTTCCGGCGCCGTCCTGCTGCCGTACTACAAACCCTACAAAGTGGCCGAGAGCTTCAATATGCTGGCAACGCTTTTTAAGGACCGGGTGGACATCGGTATCGGCAGGGCACCGGGCGGCCCGGCAGAAGCTTCCGAGGCACTATCCGACGGGTTTCTGCAACAGGTGTTCAGGATGCCCGACCTGGTCGATGAACTGATCGGATATGTTGATAAGAATGACGAGTTGGCTGCAAACCCGGAACCGCCAGTTGAACCGGCACTCTGGATGCTCGGTACGAGCAGAAAAAGTGCGGCGTTCGCAGCGGAGAAAGGGCTTTCCTACTGTTTCGGCCAGTTCATGAGTAAGGAAGATGGCAAAGAAATTCTTGAGCATTACCGTGAAAACTTCATACCCCGCAAAAAAGGACAGGGGCCTCAGACTATCATGGGGGTCTCTGTCATCTGTGCTGAAACGGCGGAGGCGGCATACGATATCGCCCGTAGCTGGCTCATCTGGCAGGTGCAGCAGTCTCATGGCGGGGCAGAAGGCATCCCTTCAATTGAAGAGGCGAAAGCCTGGGAATTGTCTGGGGAGGACGAGGAGCAACTGAAAGCAATGCAGAGTAAGATGATCATCGGAAATCCGGAGGAAGTGGTGGCTGCTCTCGATCGCATACAGAAAGAGACGGACGTGGACGAATTCATGATCATCACCATCACCTTCTCACCGGAGGACAAAAGAGATTCCTATCGATACATTGCAGAAACACTGCATAAAAAATGA
- a CDS encoding threonine ammonia-lyase: MTVTLEKIREAQSRIGSHIVETPLHRAHTLERFLGCEVYLKLENMQVTGAFKYRGAISKTLKLSRAERERGIITASSGNHGKALAHGAKELGIRATVVIPDTAPPFKVSAIEQLGAQIVQSNVTERFAVSERLAKENGHTLFHPYDDDDIMAGQGTVGLDLMAQHPSLDTVIVPTSGGGLLGGILTAIKESASGISVLGAEPATLPRYSESLEHGERVKIESRRTIADALVSVQPGARNFPIVQKYADGMLKAEDASILKAMKMLLMEGKILAEPSAAVGLAAVLEGRYVPQKGEKVCFVISGGNVGFDQLGMLENIRYDT; encoded by the coding sequence ATGACAGTTACATTAGAAAAAATCAGGGAGGCACAGTCGAGGATCGGATCCCATATCGTAGAAACGCCGCTCCACAGGGCGCACACTCTGGAGCGATTCCTGGGGTGTGAGGTCTACCTCAAACTCGAAAACATGCAGGTGACCGGCGCCTTCAAATACCGCGGTGCAATCAGCAAGACCCTCAAACTGTCCAGGGCAGAAAGAGAGAGGGGCATCATTACTGCCTCATCCGGAAACCATGGCAAAGCCCTCGCCCATGGAGCAAAAGAGCTCGGCATCAGGGCGACAGTCGTCATCCCGGATACTGCGCCGCCATTCAAAGTTTCGGCCATCGAACAGCTGGGTGCCCAAATTGTACAGTCCAATGTCACAGAACGCTTTGCCGTCAGTGAAAGGCTGGCCAAAGAGAATGGGCATACGCTTTTTCACCCCTATGATGATGATGACATCATGGCAGGACAGGGCACTGTGGGACTCGATCTGATGGCACAGCATCCATCCCTCGATACCGTCATTGTACCCACGAGCGGTGGCGGACTGCTCGGAGGCATCCTGACCGCCATCAAGGAAAGCGCGTCCGGCATCAGCGTCCTCGGTGCAGAACCTGCAACGCTGCCCCGGTACAGCGAAAGCCTGGAGCACGGTGAAAGGGTGAAGATCGAAAGCCGCAGGACAATCGCCGATGCGCTGGTTTCGGTGCAGCCGGGAGCACGCAATTTTCCGATTGTACAGAAATATGCTGATGGCATGCTCAAGGCAGAGGATGCATCGATTCTGAAAGCGATGAAGATGCTGCTGATGGAAGGCAAGATCCTTGCAGAGCCTTCGGCAGCAGTTGGACTCGCGGCAGTTCTTGAAGGGCGGTATGTCCCACAGAAGGGTGAGAAGGTCTGCTTTGTCATCTCGGGAGGCAACGTCGGCTTTGACCAGCTGGGAATGCTTGAAAATATCAGATACGACACATAG
- a CDS encoding zinc-binding dehydrogenase: MKAVFHEKEQGLKGLHYGDMDVPEPGQGEVRIKLKSAGLNHRDLFVPGRHKPEDPALILGSDGAGIVDAVGEGVGKVETGDAVIVNPSLGWQKNSDVPPEGFDIVGLPGHGTFAEYIVVPEENAVPKPEYLTWEEAGAFALSAMTAYRALFSRAGLKEGMSVLIPGGTGGAGIYLIQFAKAKGATVYITSRSEEKRKKALDLGADFALDSETDWDDAMDGKKVDVVIESVGAATFNKALDQLRRGGTLVAFGASTGDTVELNLRKFFYGQFNLLGSTMASTEELHQMLEFSERHQIRPIIDQAHPLSGYKDAFDYLESADMMGKIAFTLDE, encoded by the coding sequence ATGAAAGCAGTGTTTCATGAAAAAGAGCAGGGGCTTAAAGGTCTGCACTATGGAGATATGGATGTGCCGGAACCCGGTCAAGGGGAAGTGAGGATCAAACTGAAGTCTGCAGGTCTGAACCATAGGGACCTGTTTGTGCCCGGCCGGCATAAGCCGGAAGACCCGGCCCTCATACTGGGATCGGATGGCGCGGGCATCGTCGATGCTGTAGGCGAAGGTGTCGGCAAGGTTGAAACCGGAGATGCAGTCATCGTCAATCCGTCCTTGGGGTGGCAGAAGAACAGTGATGTACCCCCTGAAGGGTTCGATATTGTCGGCCTGCCGGGCCATGGCACCTTCGCAGAATATATTGTCGTCCCCGAAGAGAATGCAGTTCCAAAGCCTGAATATCTGACATGGGAAGAAGCGGGCGCATTTGCGCTATCCGCCATGACCGCCTACCGTGCACTATTCAGCCGTGCCGGGCTGAAAGAAGGGATGAGTGTACTGATTCCCGGCGGAACAGGCGGTGCAGGCATATATCTCATCCAGTTTGCAAAAGCAAAAGGGGCGACGGTCTACATCACTTCACGTTCCGAAGAAAAACGCAAAAAGGCACTGGACCTCGGTGCAGATTTCGCCCTCGACAGCGAGACGGACTGGGATGATGCCATGGATGGCAAAAAGGTCGATGTGGTCATCGAAAGTGTCGGTGCGGCCACATTCAACAAGGCGCTCGACCAACTCAGACGCGGCGGCACACTCGTTGCATTCGGTGCTTCTACGGGAGATACTGTGGAATTGAACCTGAGGAAATTCTTCTATGGCCAGTTCAACCTTCTTGGCTCCACGATGGCGAGTACCGAGGAACTCCATCAGATGCTCGAATTTTCAGAGCGCCATCAGATCAGACCGATCATCGACCAGGCACATCCGTTATCCGGATACAAAGATGCCTTCGACTATCTGGAGAGCGCAGATATGATGGGGAAAATCGCATTTACATTGGATGAATAG
- a CDS encoding YrhK family protein, which produces MPKIRDEKDVYELDVGRFEIFFRKRYRLLSIINDLSLGLWFTVGSIMFFWSATQTFGTLLFLLGSLQLLGRPILKLIHAFFVKRDSRRTAGYSDEEYDLNRPYGNTGD; this is translated from the coding sequence ATGCCGAAGATCAGAGATGAAAAGGATGTATATGAACTGGATGTGGGGCGTTTCGAAATTTTTTTCAGGAAGCGCTACAGACTGCTCTCGATCATAAACGATCTGTCGCTTGGCCTTTGGTTTACAGTTGGCAGCATCATGTTCTTCTGGAGTGCGACACAGACATTCGGCACACTGCTATTCCTGCTCGGCAGCCTGCAGCTTCTCGGGCGGCCGATTCTGAAACTGATCCACGCTTTTTTTGTGAAAAGGGATTCGCGCAGAACGGCAGGGTATTCTGATGAAGAATATGACCTGAACCGTCCATATGGAAATACAGGAGATTGA
- a CDS encoding universal stress protein, which translates to MYYKKILLAIDGSENSRRAAYETARLVSGNANVTVLHVLDPDDTQRDVVRSSTERQLDKQKKDMLSAIIRYFDEADIEHKYLARRGLPSREIVEEANSGDYEVLVIGSRGLNIFQEMVLGSVSHRVAKHSRIPVMIVK; encoded by the coding sequence ATGTATTATAAAAAAATACTTCTAGCGATAGACGGCTCGGAAAACAGCAGAAGGGCCGCATACGAAACCGCTAGGCTGGTGAGTGGAAATGCTAATGTCACGGTCCTTCATGTGCTCGATCCGGATGATACACAGAGGGATGTCGTACGGTCGAGTACAGAGAGGCAGTTGGACAAACAGAAGAAAGACATGCTTTCCGCCATCATCCGCTATTTTGACGAAGCGGACATTGAGCATAAATATCTGGCCAGGCGGGGGCTCCCCTCGAGGGAAATCGTTGAGGAAGCCAATTCCGGCGACTATGAAGTGCTCGTCATCGGCAGCAGAGGACTGAATATATTCCAGGAGATGGTGCTTGGCAGTGTCAGTCACAGAGTGGCAAAACACTCCAGAATACCGGTTATGATCGTCAAATAG
- a CDS encoding sodium:solute symporter family protein, giving the protein MRITEAIIVLLYLLFMIGIGLYFYRRARSSSSDYYTAGSNINTFVGAFAIAAAVASSSSLMGAVGSGVTLGLPYFFAYAFGAIGILPFAMFLISGQVRRAGVKTMPDFFDQRFGRSVQILSAIIVVLAMTFYMVPQLTASGLIGSYVLGIDYIWAVIILGLGFTIYAALGGMWAITYTDLFQGAIMLLGVMVLAMFILFDHSGIFTLLNDALAVDPNFGDVTQPWMAYFGLFIAFLWFGIISPSVVMRNFASRDAKTARRSSMWGTLIYLLLFLSGMVVAMAGASLGIADQLENADMIFVSVIEHYLPPIVGGIMLAGLLASIMSSADAMLLAVSAGVAYDIYKKNINKDASERLITLLSLIVMLVASVAGILVAINPPQLIAIMVGWVGGFLLSSFGIPFVLGIWWKRANKQGAFAGMLGGAVVFLILVSLQLLPTNAEPIIAAPVSLILTVGVSLMTAPPSREIQDQVDRYHTHIEAEAKAKAAVTQPEGYGYDTDR; this is encoded by the coding sequence ATGAGAATAACTGAAGCGATCATCGTACTGCTGTATCTTCTTTTCATGATCGGGATAGGACTATACTTCTATAGAAGGGCACGTTCATCCTCATCTGACTATTATACCGCCGGTTCCAACATCAATACATTTGTCGGTGCGTTTGCCATCGCAGCTGCCGTTGCCAGCTCAAGTTCATTGATGGGGGCAGTCGGTTCCGGGGTGACACTCGGCCTGCCGTATTTCTTTGCGTATGCATTCGGGGCGATCGGCATCCTGCCCTTTGCGATGTTCCTCATTTCTGGTCAGGTGAGAAGGGCGGGCGTCAAGACGATGCCGGACTTCTTCGACCAGAGGTTCGGGCGCTCCGTACAGATTCTCTCAGCCATCATCGTCGTGCTGGCAATGACATTCTATATGGTGCCCCAACTGACGGCTTCAGGACTGATCGGATCTTATGTTCTTGGTATTGATTATATTTGGGCCGTCATCATTCTTGGCCTCGGGTTTACGATCTATGCGGCACTGGGAGGCATGTGGGCAATCACCTATACCGACCTGTTCCAGGGGGCGATCATGCTGCTTGGTGTCATGGTGCTCGCCATGTTCATACTGTTCGATCACAGCGGAATATTCACCCTGCTGAACGACGCGCTTGCAGTCGATCCGAATTTCGGTGATGTCACGCAGCCATGGATGGCATACTTCGGTCTATTCATTGCGTTCCTATGGTTCGGCATCATCTCCCCATCTGTCGTCATGCGTAACTTTGCCTCGAGGGATGCGAAAACGGCACGACGTTCATCCATGTGGGGCACGCTCATCTATCTGCTGCTCTTTCTGAGCGGCATGGTCGTGGCAATGGCCGGTGCCAGTCTCGGCATCGCAGATCAGCTGGAGAATGCCGATATGATCTTCGTGTCTGTCATCGAACACTATCTGCCACCAATTGTAGGCGGAATCATGCTGGCGGGGCTTCTTGCCTCCATCATGTCATCAGCCGATGCGATGCTGCTCGCCGTATCTGCAGGCGTTGCATATGATATCTACAAGAAGAACATCAACAAGGATGCGAGTGAGCGCCTGATTACCTTGCTCAGCCTGATTGTCATGCTGGTGGCCAGTGTGGCAGGCATACTCGTCGCCATCAACCCGCCGCAGCTTATTGCGATCATGGTCGGTTGGGTCGGCGGATTCCTGTTATCCTCGTTCGGCATTCCGTTCGTACTCGGAATCTGGTGGAAGCGTGCCAACAAACAGGGCGCATTTGCCGGCATGCTTGGGGGGGCAGTCGTATTCCTCATACTCGTATCATTGCAGCTTCTGCCGACGAACGCCGAACCGATCATTGCAGCACCGGTGTCACTGATACTGACTGTCGGTGTCAGCCTGATGACTGCACCACCATCCAGGGAGATACAGGATCAGGTCGACCGCTACCATACGCACATTGAAGCGGAAGCAAAAGCAAAAGCTGCTGTCACGCAGCCTGAGGGATATGGATATGACACTGATCGGTAG
- a CDS encoding Cof-type HAD-IIB family hydrolase, with the protein MKDRSIIFFDIDGTLLNREKKLPESTRRAVGELKDAGHIVAIATGRAPFMFKELRESLGIETYVSFNGQYVVLEGEVIYKNPLDAKALDKMTEEALGNDHPVVYLNEDDMMSNVPEHEYITEGISTLKLDMMPGHDPSYHEVKELYQTLLFCPEGEEQQYEAAYDAFDFIRWHPVSVDVLPKGGSKANGIEKVIERLGLPADRQYAFGDGPNDLEMLSTVHHSFAMGNAADRVKSHAKYVTKDVDEDGILHGLQMAGLLK; encoded by the coding sequence ATGAAGGACAGAAGCATAATTTTCTTTGATATTGATGGCACATTGCTGAACCGGGAAAAGAAACTGCCAGAATCTACAAGGCGTGCAGTAGGTGAGTTGAAGGATGCCGGACATATTGTAGCAATTGCGACGGGGCGGGCCCCATTTATGTTCAAGGAACTCAGGGAGTCGCTCGGAATCGAAACATACGTCAGTTTCAACGGCCAGTATGTGGTGCTGGAAGGGGAGGTCATCTACAAGAATCCCCTGGATGCAAAGGCGTTGGATAAGATGACTGAGGAAGCGCTCGGGAACGATCATCCGGTCGTCTATCTGAATGAGGATGACATGATGTCGAATGTTCCCGAGCATGAGTACATTACAGAAGGCATCTCCACTTTGAAACTTGATATGATGCCTGGACATGATCCAAGCTATCATGAAGTAAAGGAACTGTATCAGACACTGCTGTTCTGCCCGGAAGGGGAGGAGCAACAGTACGAGGCGGCCTATGACGCCTTCGACTTCATCAGATGGCACCCCGTATCGGTAGACGTCCTGCCGAAGGGCGGCTCGAAGGCGAATGGCATTGAAAAGGTGATCGAAAGACTCGGATTGCCTGCCGATAGGCAATATGCATTCGGTGACGGCCCGAACGACCTGGAAATGCTGAGCACGGTGCATCATAGCTTTGCCATGGGCAATGCGGCGGACAGGGTAAAGTCGCATGCGAAGTATGTTACCAAAGATGTTGATGAAGACGGCATCCTGCATGGCCTCCAGATGGCTGGACTGCTCAAATAG
- a CDS encoding Crp/Fnr family transcriptional regulator, protein MAGSHGNHKMCVRNVPIFNHLTEEEMNEVFRKVESKSYPRQDHLYMAGDPKDSLFVLHRGKIRIYRLNEEGKEQLIRVLMPGDFTGELALFGGENQHDSYAEVVQDSRVCEIRKSDLYVLLKEYPDIGIKIIERFSRRLNEVEQQATNIALLNSEERLIEYIRTHVDDEDFLKLGMTKKDLASYLSMQPETLTRIFRKLEADGVIGKIDNRTYQVLDYSIL, encoded by the coding sequence TTGGCAGGAAGTCATGGCAACCATAAGATGTGTGTCAGGAATGTACCGATATTCAATCATCTGACTGAAGAGGAAATGAATGAAGTATTCAGGAAAGTGGAATCGAAATCCTACCCGAGGCAGGATCATCTGTATATGGCAGGGGATCCGAAAGATTCACTGTTTGTCCTCCACAGGGGGAAAATCAGGATCTATCGGCTGAATGAGGAAGGGAAGGAACAGCTGATCCGGGTGCTGATGCCGGGTGACTTCACTGGTGAACTGGCGCTTTTTGGAGGAGAGAATCAACATGACTCCTATGCAGAGGTTGTGCAGGATTCAAGAGTGTGTGAAATCAGGAAGTCCGATCTGTATGTTCTGCTCAAGGAATACCCGGACATCGGCATCAAGATCATCGAACGGTTCTCCAGACGTTTGAACGAAGTGGAACAGCAGGCGACGAATATCGCCCTGCTGAACAGTGAAGAGCGTCTGATCGAGTATATACGGACGCATGTCGATGATGAGGATTTCCTGAAGCTCGGAATGACGAAAAAGGATCTCGCCTCCTACCTGAGCATGCAGCCGGAAACTTTGACCCGTATTTTCAGAAAGCTCGAAGCTGATGGAGTAATCGGCAAGATCGACAACAGGACCTACCAGGTGCTCGACTATTCGATACTGTAA
- a CDS encoding Dps family protein: MANSDKKQEVREALNLQVANFTVLWTKLHNYHWYVKGHNFFSLHDKFEELYDTASTYVDELAERLLAIGGEPIGKQSDAIEKASVKEAEYDIDANEMVKQLAQDYDTVIKELDEGIKIAEAAGDDRTADIFIGMITDIEKNNWMLKSFLGKEVSQ, translated from the coding sequence ATGGCTAATTCAGACAAGAAGCAGGAAGTAAGAGAAGCACTCAATCTACAGGTCGCCAATTTTACAGTACTATGGACGAAGCTTCACAACTATCACTGGTACGTAAAAGGGCACAACTTCTTCTCCCTGCATGACAAATTCGAAGAACTCTATGACACCGCCTCCACTTATGTGGACGAACTCGCAGAAAGGTTGCTGGCGATTGGTGGGGAGCCGATCGGGAAGCAATCCGATGCCATTGAGAAAGCAAGTGTCAAGGAAGCGGAATACGATATTGACGCGAATGAAATGGTGAAGCAGCTGGCACAGGATTATGATACTGTAATCAAGGAATTGGATGAGGGCATCAAGATTGCAGAAGCTGCCGGCGATGACCGTACGGCAGACATCTTCATCGGCATGATTACGGATATAGAGAAGAATAACTGGATGCTCAAATCCTTCCTCGGAAAAGAAGTCAGCCAATAA
- a CDS encoding BCCT family transporter, which translates to MSNEPKRRELKTIDWKIFLPSVLFILALSIPFSLYESESLELLNGIFDQIVSSFGWGYIWYATILLAAGLYLSFSKYGQVVLGEPDEQPRFSLFSYASILIAMGLGSTIMRTGMVQWAEVANNPPFGIEPGSGESFLWGNAYAMYMWSFQIFSIFVMTAPAIAYIIHVKKRPMMRISEATRVIFGDRFTDGIGGIFIDILFLVSILSGAAVTLGLGTPIITSNLAALLDTEVTFTMTMIVTFIWVALFSLSAYLGIEKGIRRLSLLNMYLAAFLAIFVLIVGPGIFIMDFFTDTIGHLLNNYMTYSFFTDSVAVEQTAHMRSHMIFWIAYSATWAMLHSVFAAKISRGRTIKEMILTYLLAPTALSWVATGVLGGIGVHRQKNGELDILALAQEEEAVQMIPDILQTLPWSGLVMVLYIIMAMIFLTTTLDSTTFTIAAYTSRDDMSEQDPSKFLRIFVAFVITGLALVLMQVGGLAPLEVISGMMGLPIIILQFLTIYAVKKMIDEDEAWKYNIRKPSSDNVDMYGYKK; encoded by the coding sequence ATGTCGAACGAACCAAAACGAAGAGAGTTGAAGACGATTGACTGGAAGATTTTCCTACCGTCTGTACTCTTCATCCTGGCACTCAGTATTCCGTTCTCCCTTTATGAATCGGAATCACTGGAGCTGCTCAATGGAATTTTTGATCAGATTGTTTCCTCCTTCGGGTGGGGGTACATCTGGTATGCCACCATTCTGCTCGCTGCAGGTCTTTACCTGTCTTTTTCAAAGTATGGTCAGGTCGTACTTGGAGAGCCGGATGAGCAACCCCGTTTTTCATTATTTTCATACGCATCCATCCTGATCGCCATGGGGCTTGGCTCCACCATCATGAGAACCGGTATGGTGCAGTGGGCTGAAGTGGCAAACAATCCGCCATTCGGCATTGAACCGGGATCAGGAGAGTCGTTCCTCTGGGGCAATGCATATGCGATGTACATGTGGAGTTTCCAGATCTTTTCCATATTCGTCATGACCGCTCCGGCCATAGCATACATCATCCACGTAAAAAAACGTCCGATGATGCGCATATCCGAAGCCACACGAGTGATTTTCGGTGACAGATTCACCGATGGTATCGGAGGGATTTTCATTGATATCCTTTTCCTCGTCAGTATCCTCTCGGGTGCCGCAGTAACACTTGGGCTCGGAACACCAATCATTACATCCAACCTCGCTGCGCTGCTCGATACCGAGGTGACATTCACCATGACGATGATTGTTACCTTCATCTGGGTTGCGTTGTTTTCACTCAGTGCCTATCTCGGTATTGAAAAAGGAATACGGCGCCTCAGTCTATTGAATATGTACCTGGCTGCCTTTCTGGCAATTTTCGTTCTTATTGTCGGCCCAGGAATCTTCATCATGGACTTCTTCACTGATACAATCGGTCATCTGTTGAACAATTATATGACATACTCCTTCTTCACAGATTCCGTCGCAGTGGAACAGACGGCACACATGAGAAGCCATATGATCTTCTGGATCGCCTACAGTGCCACGTGGGCTATGCTGCACAGTGTATTTGCAGCCAAAATTTCCCGTGGTCGGACGATAAAGGAAATGATTCTGACCTACCTTCTGGCACCGACGGCACTTTCCTGGGTCGCTACAGGTGTCCTTGGAGGCATCGGGGTGCACAGGCAGAAGAATGGTGAGCTCGATATCCTTGCACTCGCCCAGGAAGAGGAAGCCGTGCAGATGATTCCGGACATTCTCCAGACACTCCCATGGTCCGGTCTCGTCATGGTACTCTATATCATCATGGCAATGATCTTCCTGACGACGACACTCGACTCCACAACATTCACCATTGCCGCCTATACCAGCAGGGACGATATGAGTGAACAGGATCCATCGAAGTTCCTGAGGATATTCGTTGCTTTCGTCATCACAGGACTGGCACTCGTGCTCATGCAGGTTGGTGGACTTGCACCGCTTGAAGTCATCTCGGGCATGATGGGGCTGCCGATCATCATCCTGCAGTTCCTGACGATCTATGCCGTCAAGAAGATGATTGATGAAGACGAAGCGTGGAAATACAATATCAGAAAACCAAGCAGCGACAACGTTGACATGTATGGCTATAAGAAGTAA